In Prunus dulcis chromosome 1, ALMONDv2, whole genome shotgun sequence, the following are encoded in one genomic region:
- the LOC117616716 gene encoding coiled-coil domain-containing protein 39, translating to MEEDEMDSLFEGMVLFTPNNSTNKSELDLETHNRHDLVNNQPQQLPLQQQHDYARDPAAVESHQPPSSSSSEPLDENLFSDLTLQFQTPTQTQTQTQEEDVVQIPTPTPTTTSRHNSTSRRKKRAAGLRIGYARSNSNSKVDDDVDDVYVDDDNSLPLPPTTTAAISSTPVGPTTLPSVSVEEQVVVLNDQAEAPPELRLDQSKALIADKLNRTRQSAASVSVSRKDAIARRRAAADHLNLASLEYANLEKQLEEACEAEDFDTAQRLSDSLAAAQNQKQALLDALRDAEANCDALDSKMHHLLQSQIAAEEECASLLQRFATDASNDADLVLQTAESHSSKETDEWLLSTEALQAKKMELEIESHIIHDAGLSLNTSIDTLVEDDKLEKECLCKKKDILMDELDKLLALVKRKEQEIAQNDHNIKQVEERIDRLLSDFQDMQSSIQAKSSDLQAGLSQIHAESEALSTKMTKINAFLTQEQKREAKLRELARASAEEAETYQQVATLRKTLMSSILKSREDKVRLAKTEEELSKDVQMLQQDVSASRATLQELSSKKSSIQQDIATSKQKILFIDKRVPEVEAEKKVAATARNFKEAARLAAEAKSLNVEKDGIQIDMERAILELEKLEQEIKETVNRLQETEGHIQSKEKEVATTRFERLLLISGIAKAEREAALELGDLEEANLLLAEAEAADSEAKKLQPIYNLKLEEVESLPKHFISMELISNLGRKQLEDLAASVQPSQE from the exons ATGGAGGAAGATGAGATGGATTCGCTGTttgaggggatggtattgtttACCCCTAACAACAGTACCAATAAATCCGAATTGGATTTGGAGACACACAATCGCCATGATCTTGTTAATAATCAGCCCCAACAACTACCTCTGCAACAACAACATGATTATGCTCGAGATCCAGCCGCCGTTGAATCTCACCAACCACCATCTTCATCCTCCTCTGAGCCCCTCGACGAAAACCTCTTCTCCGACCTCACACTCCAATTCCAAACcccaacccaaacccaaacccaaacccaagaAGAAGATGTTGTCCAAATCCCAACACCAacaccaacaacaacatcCAGACACAACTCCACTTCCAGACGAAAAAAGAGAGCTGCTGGCCTCCGCATCGGATACGCCCGatccaattccaattccaaggtcGACGATGATGTCGATGATGTCTATGTAGATGATGACAATTCCCTTCCCTTGCcccccaccaccaccgccgCCATCAGCAGCACCCCAGTGGGTCCCACCACTCTACCATCAGTATCAGTAGAAGAACAAGTAGTGGTATTAAATGACCAAGCAGAAGCCCCTCCCGAGCTACGGTTGGATCAGAGCAAGGCCCTGATCGCCGACAAGCTCAACCGTACTCGCCAATCAGCCGCATCCGTCTCTGTTTCTAGGAAGGACGCCATTGCCAGGAGAAGGGCTGCCGCTGACCATCTCAATTTGGCTTCCCTCGAATATGCCAATCTCGAGAAGCAGCTCGAAGAGGCCTGCGAGGCTGAGGATTTCGACACGGCCCAAAGGCTTAGTGACAGCCTTGCTGCTGCTCAAAACCAGAAACAGGCTCTCCTTGATGCACTCAGAGATGCTGAGGCCAATTGCGATGCTCTTGACTCGAAAATGCACCACCTTCTCCAATCCCAGATCGCCGCCGAGGAAGAATGCGCCTCCCTGCTTCAACGCTTTGCAACA GATGCTTCAAATGATGCAGATTTGGTCTTGCAAACAGCAGAATCACACTCTTCAAAAGAAACCGATGAATGGCTTTTGTCAACTGAAGCCTTGCAAGCCAAGAAAATGGAATTGGAGATTGAATCCCATATTATCCATGATGCTGGGCTTTCCTTGAACACTTCCATTGACACTTTAGTGGAAGATGACAAGCTAGAGAAAGAATGTCTCTGTAAGAAAAAAGACATTCTCATGGACGAACTGGACAAGCTACTTGCTTTGGTCAAACGCAAGGAACAGGAGATTGCACAAAATGATCATAACATCAAACAAGTTGAGGAAAGGATTGATCGTCTTCTCTCTGACTTCCAGGACATGCAATCCAGCATTCAGGCCAAGTCTAGCGACTTGCAAGCAGGCCTTTCTCAGATACATGCAGAGAGCGAGGCTCTCTCAACAAAAATGACGAAAATCAATGCCTTCCTCACTCAGGAACAAAAGAGGGAAGCAAAGTTGAGGGAACTGGCTAGGGCTTCTGCAGAGGAAGCCGAGACATATCAGCAAGTTGCTACCCTTAGAAAAACTCTCATGTCCTCTATTTTGAAGTCCAGGGAAGATAAGGTCAGGCTTGCAAAGACTGAGGAGGAGCTTTCCAAGGATGTTCAAATGCTCCAACAGGATGTATCTGCCTCAAGAGCTACATTACAGGAACTGTCTTCCAAAAAGTCAAGCATTCAGCAAGATATAGCAACCTCTAAGCAGAAAATTCTTTTCATAGACAAAAGAGTCCCAGAGGTCGAAGCAGAAAAGAAAGTCGCAGCCACTGCAAGAAACTTTAAGGAAGCTGCGCGGCTAGCTGCCGAGGCCAAGTCATTGAATGTTGAAAAGGATGGCATACAGATTGACATGGAAAGAGCCATCTTAGAACTTGAGAAGCTCGAGCAAGAGATAAAAGAGACTGTTAACAGACTGCAGGAGACTGAGGGGCATATTCAatcgaaggaaaaagaggtaGCAACGACTAGGTTTGAGAGGTTGCTTCTGATATCTGGTATTGCTAAAGCAGAACGAGAAGCTGCTCTGGAGTTGGGCGACCTTGAAGAAGCAAACCTTCTGCTTGCAGAGGCTGAAGCAGCAGATTCTGAAGCAAAAAAGCTTCAACCGATATACAATCTCAAGTTGGAAGAGGTTGAGAGTCTACCAAAGCACTTCATCTCCATGGAGCTTATATCCAATCTTGGGAGGAAACAGTTAGAAGATTTGGCAGCATCAGTTCAACCTTCTCAGGAATGA
- the LOC117616718 gene encoding membralin-like protein At1g60995 isoform X3: MMSQTQNLRGKLALKSDSEVLDHPADSSTNSPNTVPTVDDAVSKNEIKEARSNFLLSVKETVKAALINFIKIWQMRPRLLSVFRKHGTHIIGNLWSIAGIHLDLDIPKWLRILRLDRVNLYAVQWLENRSKTFEPTYLYTMEKGYFLLPESARAQHNIRSVNISISARHSCFGNRWQQLLINRFVGYDTILINSLLSSPGQGYLYNFQTKEFFNLSYAQEPPKGPARFGDYLVTKCGVLMMSLFVFFTTTMSVSFTLRETQTRMLKFTVQLQHHARHQLPTFQLIFVHVIESLVFVPIMIGILFFLFEFYDDQLLAFMVLILVWLSELFTLISVRTPISMKFFPRFFLLYFLVFHIYFFSYAYGFSYLALSTAAAFMQHLILYFWNRFEVPTLQRFIQNRRSQLQQHPDFHITSSTFLASTLHITRLNTRNPGLVNSDLASGPGLRSEPNPAVPSNGAEVPGLQEQSGNDNPDRVGNPQVPGQADLSEAENGPNPGAMNPFSSLLLWILGGASSEGLNSFLSMFRDVRDQRQVYAEPPRQENQDIQR; this comes from the exons ATGATGTCCCAGACACAAAATTT GAGGGGGAAATTGGCATTGAAGTCTGATTCTGAAGTTCTGGATCATCCGGCAGATAGCTCTACCAATAGCCCCAACACTGTGCCAACAGTTGATGATGCAGTTAGCAAAAATGAAATCAAGGAGGCCCGtagtaattttcttttatctgtGAAAGAGACAGTTAAAGCAGCACTTATTAACTTTATCAAAATATGGCAAATGCGTCCCCGCCTCTTGTCAGTGTTTCGGAAACATGGAACACATATCATCGGAAATTTGTGG AGCATTGCAGGTATACATTTAGATCTTGATATTCCCAAGTGGTTGCGCATACTTCGTTTGGACAGGGTTAACTTGTATGCAG TGCAGTGGCTTGAGAACAGAAGCAAAACTTTTGAACCAACTTATTTATACACTATGGAAAAG GGTTATTTCTTATTACCTGAAAGTGCAAGGGCTCAGCATAATATTCGTTCTGTAAACATTAGCATATCAGCTCGACATTCTTGTTTTGGGAACAG GTGGCAGCAACTGCTTATTAACAGATTTGTTGGATATGATACTATTTTAATCAATAGTTTATTGAGTTCTCCTGGACAAG GTTATCTTTATAATTTTCAGACAAAGGAGTTCTTTAATCTTAGTTATGCACAAGAACCCCCAAAAGGTCCTGCAAGGTTTGGAG ACTACCTTGTGACAAAGTGTGGTGTGCTTATGATGTCACTCTTTGTGTTCTTTACAACCACCATGTCTGTGTCATTCACATTGAGAGAAACACAGACTCGCATGCTGAAGTTCACag TGCAGCTTCAACATCATGCTCGTCATCAGCTTCCGACATTCCAGTTGATTTTTGTGCATGTAATTGAATCACTTGTCTTTGTGCCG ATTATGATcgggattttattttttctgtttgagTTTTATGACGATCAGCTATTGGCTTTTATGGTCCTAATACTTGTCTGGTTGAGTGAACTATTTACGCTAATCAg TGTCCGCACACCCATATCGATGAAGTTCTTTCCCCGCTTCTTTTTGCTCTACTTTCTGGTTTTCCACAtctatttcttttcctatGCTTATG gtttttcttatttggctCTTTCTACAGCTGCAGCGTTTATGCAGCATCTCATTCTATACTTCTGGAACCGTTTTGAG GTGCCAACTCTACAAAGGTTTATCCAAAATCGACGATCACAGCTCCAGCAACACCCAGATTTCCACATTACTTCATCAACATTCCTTGCCTCAACTTTACATATCACAAGATTGAACACAAGAAATCCTGGCCTGGTTAATTCTGACTTGGCCTCTGGACCTGGGCTGAGATCTGAACCCAATCCAGCAGTGCCATCAAATGGAGCAGAAGTTCCTGGGCTGCAAGAACAGTCAGGTAATGACAACCCAGACCGGGTGGGAAACCCTCAGGTTCCAGGCCAAGCTGACCTGAGTGAAGCAGAGAATGGTCCTAACCCCGGCGCTATGAATCCATTCAGTTCACTTTTGTTATGGATCTTAGGAGGGGCTTCGTCTGAAGGCCTCAACTCTTTTCTTTCTATGTTCAGAGATGTGAGAGACCAAAGACAAGTTTATGCTGAACCCCCTAGGCAAGAAAATCAGGATATACAAAGATAG
- the LOC117615245 gene encoding uncharacterized protein LOC117615245, with the protein MGDTQTIIRKKWVTLIGSSNSNSNSNSNSNSSSKWSKHVPDDIMQPILQRLCIFDYVRCRSVCRSWRESIDRAIASRWCRPAPQLPWLLFRQSEFSFCRSKFSFRLSKFSFKRQHFIKLSLPNDDEHDDYVGSIEGWLMRVDWTGSIITLLNPISGGRVMLPRCKHEITAPFINKVVASSVPTTSSPSSLVVVCLSTNVERTNLAFRRPTNYTTTLAVCRPTDKSWTRIEEGLRFEDIEFIDGKLYAATNNPSESLIVFKFDTHNHDDQQQQQIQYRAERLVVLDDSGPDRVRFEHICRLFLAKDFSASTELLMITFPDNFLEEKLLLCPHDYAEDFQVFKLAFNNNAAANNGRPPPPLRWVEIVGFRDRILFLFQKCMEYLDTINVDTDDLLNIDLVYGIHTCLNLLRQRAIWLTPNPW; encoded by the coding sequence ATGGGTGATACGCAGACAATTATTAGGAAGAAATGGGTGACACTGATAGGCAGCAGCAATAGCaatagcaacagcaacagcaacagcaacagcagcagcaagtGGTCGAAACATGTCCCAGATGATATCATGCAACCGATTCTACAACGGCTATGCATATTCGATTATGTTCGGTGTCGCTCAGTATGCCGTTCATGGCGAGAGTCTATTGATAGGGCAATTGCCAGCAGATGGTGTCGTCCTGCTCCTCAACTTCCATGGCTTTTATTTCGTCAGTCCGAGTTTTCATTTTGTCGTTCAAAGTTTTCATTTCGTCTTTCGAAGTTTTCATTTAAACGTCagcattttatcaaattaagtCTGCCGAATGATGATGAGCATGATGATTACGTTGGGTCAATCGAGGGGTGGTTGATGAGAGTCGATTGGACTGGATCCATAATTACCTTATTGAATCCCATCTCAGGTGGCCGAGTGATGCTTCCACGATGCAAACATGAGATCACTGCTCCTTTCATCAATAAAGTTGTAGCCTCCTCGGTACCAACCACAAGCAGCCCATCATCTCTTGTTGTGGTTTGCCTTTCCACGAATGTTGAAAGAACGAATCTGGCTTTCCGTAGACCCACTAATTACACGACGACGCTGGCGGTCTGTAGACCCACTGATAAATCATGGACCCGAATTGAAGAGGGCCTCAGGTTTGAAGATATAGAGTTCATCGATGGGAAGCTATATGCTGCAACCAACAACCCGTCGGAGTCTTTAATAGTGTTTAAGTTTGACACACATAATCATGAtgatcagcagcagcagcaaatCCAATATAGGGCTGAAAGGTTGGTTGTACTTGACGACTCCGGGCCAGATCGTGTGAGGTTCGAGCATATATGTCGTCTTTTCCTTGCAAAAGATTTCTCTGCATCAACGGAGTTGCTTATGATTACTTTTCCAGACAATTTTCTAGAGGAGAAGCTGTTGCTATGTCCACATGATTATGCTGAagattttcaagttttcaagcTGGCATTCAATAATAATGCTGCTGCTAATAATGGTCGTCCTCCACCTCCTCTTCGATGGGTAGAGATTGTCGGATTTCGTGATCGGATATTGTTTCTATTCCAGAAATGCATGGAATACCTTGACACCATCAACGTTGACACTGATGATTTGCTTAATATTGATCTAGTATACGGCATCCATACATGTCTAAATTTATTAAGGCAACGAGCCATATGGCTCACCCCAAATCCTTGGTAG
- the LOC117616718 gene encoding membralin-like protein At1g60995 isoform X2: MDPEQTFIRVQERFSQILTPKVRAALEYIYLFIAITLFCILVVMHANYVQQPGCSSELSGVETTEAQIIQIKITSAGLWSQNESEFTNVIDDVPDTKFVMRGKLALKSDSEVLDHPADSSTNSPNTVPTVDDAVSKNEIKEARSNFLLSVKETVKAALINFIKIWQMRPRLLSVFRKHGTHIIGNLWSIAGIHLDLDIPKWLRILRLDRVNLYAVQWLENRSKTFEPTYLYTMEKGYFLLPESARAQHNIRSVNISISARHSCFGNRWQQLLINRFVGYDTILINSLLSSPGQDYLVTKCGVLMMSLFVFFTTTMSVSFTLRETQTRMLKFTVQLQHHARHQLPTFQLIFVHVIESLVFVPIMIGILFFLFEFYDDQLLAFMVLILVWLSELFTLISVRTPISMKFFPRFFLLYFLVFHIYFFSYAYGFSYLALSTAAAFMQHLILYFWNRFEVPTLQRFIQNRRSQLQQHPDFHITSSTFLASTLHITRLNTRNPGLVNSDLASGPGLRSEPNPAVPSNGAEVPGLQEQSGNDNPDRVGNPQVPGQADLSEAENGPNPGAMNPFSSLLLWILGGASSEGLNSFLSMFRDVRDQRQVYAEPPRQENQDIQR; encoded by the exons atgGATCCGGAGCAGACCTTCATACGAGTACAAGAGCGGTTCTCGCAGATCCTTACTCCTAAAGTCAGAGCTGCTTTGGAGTACATATACCTCTTCATAGCCATTACGTTGTTCTGTATTCTCGTTGTTATGCATGCCAATTACGTTCAACAG CCTGGCTGTTCAAGTGAGCTTTCTGGGGTTGAAACAACAGAAGcacaaattattcaaattaag ATAACCAGTGCAGGATTGTGGTCGCAGAATGAGTCAGAGTTCACCAACGTGATAGATGATGTCCCAGACACAAAATTTGTAAT GAGGGGGAAATTGGCATTGAAGTCTGATTCTGAAGTTCTGGATCATCCGGCAGATAGCTCTACCAATAGCCCCAACACTGTGCCAACAGTTGATGATGCAGTTAGCAAAAATGAAATCAAGGAGGCCCGtagtaattttcttttatctgtGAAAGAGACAGTTAAAGCAGCACTTATTAACTTTATCAAAATATGGCAAATGCGTCCCCGCCTCTTGTCAGTGTTTCGGAAACATGGAACACATATCATCGGAAATTTGTGG AGCATTGCAGGTATACATTTAGATCTTGATATTCCCAAGTGGTTGCGCATACTTCGTTTGGACAGGGTTAACTTGTATGCAG TGCAGTGGCTTGAGAACAGAAGCAAAACTTTTGAACCAACTTATTTATACACTATGGAAAAG GGTTATTTCTTATTACCTGAAAGTGCAAGGGCTCAGCATAATATTCGTTCTGTAAACATTAGCATATCAGCTCGACATTCTTGTTTTGGGAACAG GTGGCAGCAACTGCTTATTAACAGATTTGTTGGATATGATACTATTTTAATCAATAGTTTATTGAGTTCTCCTGGACAAG ACTACCTTGTGACAAAGTGTGGTGTGCTTATGATGTCACTCTTTGTGTTCTTTACAACCACCATGTCTGTGTCATTCACATTGAGAGAAACACAGACTCGCATGCTGAAGTTCACag TGCAGCTTCAACATCATGCTCGTCATCAGCTTCCGACATTCCAGTTGATTTTTGTGCATGTAATTGAATCACTTGTCTTTGTGCCG ATTATGATcgggattttattttttctgtttgagTTTTATGACGATCAGCTATTGGCTTTTATGGTCCTAATACTTGTCTGGTTGAGTGAACTATTTACGCTAATCAg TGTCCGCACACCCATATCGATGAAGTTCTTTCCCCGCTTCTTTTTGCTCTACTTTCTGGTTTTCCACAtctatttcttttcctatGCTTATG gtttttcttatttggctCTTTCTACAGCTGCAGCGTTTATGCAGCATCTCATTCTATACTTCTGGAACCGTTTTGAG GTGCCAACTCTACAAAGGTTTATCCAAAATCGACGATCACAGCTCCAGCAACACCCAGATTTCCACATTACTTCATCAACATTCCTTGCCTCAACTTTACATATCACAAGATTGAACACAAGAAATCCTGGCCTGGTTAATTCTGACTTGGCCTCTGGACCTGGGCTGAGATCTGAACCCAATCCAGCAGTGCCATCAAATGGAGCAGAAGTTCCTGGGCTGCAAGAACAGTCAGGTAATGACAACCCAGACCGGGTGGGAAACCCTCAGGTTCCAGGCCAAGCTGACCTGAGTGAAGCAGAGAATGGTCCTAACCCCGGCGCTATGAATCCATTCAGTTCACTTTTGTTATGGATCTTAGGAGGGGCTTCGTCTGAAGGCCTCAACTCTTTTCTTTCTATGTTCAGAGATGTGAGAGACCAAAGACAAGTTTATGCTGAACCCCCTAGGCAAGAAAATCAGGATATACAAAGATAG
- the LOC117615395 gene encoding uncharacterized protein LOC117615395 translates to MSSKKTPPRFRAVGQRSLPSLFSSCSKKSVKAVEEDPDGGSHVPLSERKPHQTAGKPTTVKARLRPFSSIFGLRDLSECIDHDEQIEAKKGGEAEKNHVAALLAFEQFKHTDLGKGHSLGPSTDGGVESSNGDVVEESRKRRNPFEAGVDKHIARKHFTMLGGDSEPSQTRRNESFISKEKPGPVYNYSGGGKHTVRKHFTVLGGDPKPKPQAYQKRRRNESFVIKEKAGPVYNHYANGCGWWDCDREGIDNEEVGLNEVWEGVGSTTLGGIEWH, encoded by the exons ATGAGCTCAAAGAAAACTCCGCCAAGGTTTAGGGCTGTAGGGCAGCGCTCACTTCCTTCATTATTCTCGTCTTGCTCAAAAAAGTC TGTCAAGGCTGTAGAAGAAGATCCTGATGGGGGCTCGCATGTGCCGCTCTCGGAACGGAAGCCGCACCAGACTGCTGGAAAACCCACGACAGTAAAG GCAAGGTTGAGGCCCTTCTCGTCAATTTTTGGCCTGAGAGATTTAAGTGAGTGCATTGATCATGATGAGCAAATTGAGGCCAAGAAAGGAGGGGAAGCAGAGAAGAATCATGTTGCTGCTTTATTGGCTTTTGAACAATTCAAGCATACTGATCTAGGAAAAGGACATTCTTTAGGTCCATCCACTGATGGTGGAGTAGAAAGTTCTAACGGAGATGTTGTAGAAGAATCAAGAAAAAGGAGGAACCCTTTTGAAG CTGGGGTTGACAAGCACATTGCAAGAAAGCATTTCACAATGCTTGGAGGTGATTCAGAACCCAGCCAGACAAGAAGGAATGAGAGTTTTATAAGCAAGGAGAAACCAGGACCTGTTTATAACTACA GTGGAGGTGGCAAACACACTGTAAGAAAACATTTCACAGTGCTTGGAGGcgatccaaaaccaaaaccacaaGCCTACCAGAAAAGGAGAAGGAATGAGAGTTTTGTAATCAAGGAGAAAGCAGGACCTGTTTATAATCACT ATGCAAATGGCTGTGGCTGGTGGGACTGCGACAGGGAAGGCATTGACAATGAAGAAGTAGGCCTCAATGAGGTATGGGAAGGAGTGGGCTCTACCACATTGGGAGGAATAGAATGGCATTGA
- the LOC117616718 gene encoding membralin-like protein At1g60995 isoform X1, with the protein MDPEQTFIRVQERFSQILTPKVRAALEYIYLFIAITLFCILVVMHANYVQQPGCSSELSGVETTEAQIIQIKITSAGLWSQNESEFTNVIDDVPDTKFVMRGKLALKSDSEVLDHPADSSTNSPNTVPTVDDAVSKNEIKEARSNFLLSVKETVKAALINFIKIWQMRPRLLSVFRKHGTHIIGNLWSIAGIHLDLDIPKWLRILRLDRVNLYAVQWLENRSKTFEPTYLYTMEKGYFLLPESARAQHNIRSVNISISARHSCFGNRWQQLLINRFVGYDTILINSLLSSPGQGYLYNFQTKEFFNLSYAQEPPKGPARFGDYLVTKCGVLMMSLFVFFTTTMSVSFTLRETQTRMLKFTVQLQHHARHQLPTFQLIFVHVIESLVFVPIMIGILFFLFEFYDDQLLAFMVLILVWLSELFTLISVRTPISMKFFPRFFLLYFLVFHIYFFSYAYGFSYLALSTAAAFMQHLILYFWNRFEVPTLQRFIQNRRSQLQQHPDFHITSSTFLASTLHITRLNTRNPGLVNSDLASGPGLRSEPNPAVPSNGAEVPGLQEQSGNDNPDRVGNPQVPGQADLSEAENGPNPGAMNPFSSLLLWILGGASSEGLNSFLSMFRDVRDQRQVYAEPPRQENQDIQR; encoded by the exons atgGATCCGGAGCAGACCTTCATACGAGTACAAGAGCGGTTCTCGCAGATCCTTACTCCTAAAGTCAGAGCTGCTTTGGAGTACATATACCTCTTCATAGCCATTACGTTGTTCTGTATTCTCGTTGTTATGCATGCCAATTACGTTCAACAG CCTGGCTGTTCAAGTGAGCTTTCTGGGGTTGAAACAACAGAAGcacaaattattcaaattaag ATAACCAGTGCAGGATTGTGGTCGCAGAATGAGTCAGAGTTCACCAACGTGATAGATGATGTCCCAGACACAAAATTTGTAAT GAGGGGGAAATTGGCATTGAAGTCTGATTCTGAAGTTCTGGATCATCCGGCAGATAGCTCTACCAATAGCCCCAACACTGTGCCAACAGTTGATGATGCAGTTAGCAAAAATGAAATCAAGGAGGCCCGtagtaattttcttttatctgtGAAAGAGACAGTTAAAGCAGCACTTATTAACTTTATCAAAATATGGCAAATGCGTCCCCGCCTCTTGTCAGTGTTTCGGAAACATGGAACACATATCATCGGAAATTTGTGG AGCATTGCAGGTATACATTTAGATCTTGATATTCCCAAGTGGTTGCGCATACTTCGTTTGGACAGGGTTAACTTGTATGCAG TGCAGTGGCTTGAGAACAGAAGCAAAACTTTTGAACCAACTTATTTATACACTATGGAAAAG GGTTATTTCTTATTACCTGAAAGTGCAAGGGCTCAGCATAATATTCGTTCTGTAAACATTAGCATATCAGCTCGACATTCTTGTTTTGGGAACAG GTGGCAGCAACTGCTTATTAACAGATTTGTTGGATATGATACTATTTTAATCAATAGTTTATTGAGTTCTCCTGGACAAG GTTATCTTTATAATTTTCAGACAAAGGAGTTCTTTAATCTTAGTTATGCACAAGAACCCCCAAAAGGTCCTGCAAGGTTTGGAG ACTACCTTGTGACAAAGTGTGGTGTGCTTATGATGTCACTCTTTGTGTTCTTTACAACCACCATGTCTGTGTCATTCACATTGAGAGAAACACAGACTCGCATGCTGAAGTTCACag TGCAGCTTCAACATCATGCTCGTCATCAGCTTCCGACATTCCAGTTGATTTTTGTGCATGTAATTGAATCACTTGTCTTTGTGCCG ATTATGATcgggattttattttttctgtttgagTTTTATGACGATCAGCTATTGGCTTTTATGGTCCTAATACTTGTCTGGTTGAGTGAACTATTTACGCTAATCAg TGTCCGCACACCCATATCGATGAAGTTCTTTCCCCGCTTCTTTTTGCTCTACTTTCTGGTTTTCCACAtctatttcttttcctatGCTTATG gtttttcttatttggctCTTTCTACAGCTGCAGCGTTTATGCAGCATCTCATTCTATACTTCTGGAACCGTTTTGAG GTGCCAACTCTACAAAGGTTTATCCAAAATCGACGATCACAGCTCCAGCAACACCCAGATTTCCACATTACTTCATCAACATTCCTTGCCTCAACTTTACATATCACAAGATTGAACACAAGAAATCCTGGCCTGGTTAATTCTGACTTGGCCTCTGGACCTGGGCTGAGATCTGAACCCAATCCAGCAGTGCCATCAAATGGAGCAGAAGTTCCTGGGCTGCAAGAACAGTCAGGTAATGACAACCCAGACCGGGTGGGAAACCCTCAGGTTCCAGGCCAAGCTGACCTGAGTGAAGCAGAGAATGGTCCTAACCCCGGCGCTATGAATCCATTCAGTTCACTTTTGTTATGGATCTTAGGAGGGGCTTCGTCTGAAGGCCTCAACTCTTTTCTTTCTATGTTCAGAGATGTGAGAGACCAAAGACAAGTTTATGCTGAACCCCCTAGGCAAGAAAATCAGGATATACAAAGATAG